Below is a window of Pseudarthrobacter equi DNA.
TGAGCTGCGCGTAGCCGGCGAACTGGCTGATGACGCCGTCGGCATGGAACGGCACGAAGAACGCCCGGCCCACGTGCTCCCAGCCGGCGGCCTCGTCGGCGCTGATGCCCAGCCTCGCAGCCAGCTCAGCCCGTTCTTCGCCCTGGAAGATGGCAGCGATGTCCGCCGCCCGCAGGCAGGCCCAGGCAGCCATCACGTTGGTATAGGCGTTGTCGTCCAGCCCCGGCTCAGGGTTTCCGGGATACCGGGTGTGGTATTCGTCAGGCCCCACCACGCCCCTGAGGTGGTAGCGGGAGGTGTCCTGGCTGAACTCCGCACGGGAGGCGAAGAACCGGGCAACGTCGATGACCAGTTCGGCGCCCCGCCTGAGCAGCCATGGCTTGTCGTTGGTGGCCTGGTAGTACTGCCAGGCGTTGAAGGCCACTGCCAGTCCGGCGTGCAGCTGCAGGTGCGAGTAGTCACGGACCCACCGGCCCGAGCGGTCGTTGTAGAGCCAGGTGGGCGTCTCCTCGGTCCCGTCGCTTCCGCTCTGCCAGGGAAACATTGCCCCGAAGCAGCCCGCCAGTGCGGCGGCATGCCGTGCGGCGGGCAGCCGGCGCCACCGGTAGTCGATCAGGGCGCGTGCCACGTCGGGCGTGCGCAGCGTTACCAGTGGCAGCACGAACAACTCATCCCAGAAAACGTGGCCGCGGTACCCCTCGCCGTGGAGCCCGCGGGCAGTGACGCCGGCATCCAGTTCAGCCGTGTGGCGGGTCAGGGTTTGCAGGACATGGAAGATATGGAGGTTCAGGACCAGCCGCACCTGCCCTGGCGCGTCCATCTCCACCAGGTAGGGCGCCAACTCCCGGCGCCAGGCGTCGAGGTGGGCGGCCAGCAGCGCACCGGGGTCATCGCCAGCGCGCCGCAGCACCCACCGCGCTGCGGAGGCCGGGGACGAGATGGCGCGGTCCCGGGAGGTCACCACGGCCACAACCTTGGTGACTGTTGACGGATTCCCGTCCGCGAGCGCCATCCGGAAGGACCGGTAGTGGAACGCCCCGTCCCGGCCTTCGGCAGCCCCAGGCGCGATGCCGGCTCCCAGGGTGCGGAAGGCCACGGCGATCCGCACCAGGCTTTGCGTCGTTTCGGCCTCGACGACGGAGATGCCGTCGTCCGGGAGGTCACCGGGTACGTCCCCGGGGGCTGTGCGCTCGCCGGTGCGGTCCGCCAGGTGGACCCCGGGACCGGCCGCCGGGCCGGGAATGTTGGCGTTCCGGACCCCGGCGTTCACTCCGCTGCGTACCTCCACCGTGCCGCTCCAGCCCAGCGGCGTCACCTGCATGTCCAGCACCAGCAGATGCGGCTCGGCCATGGACGCGAAGCGGGCCTGGACCACCTCCAACCGTTTACCGTCGGCAGTTTCGAGCAGCAGGCGCCGCTCCAGCACCGCCCTGCGCAGATCCAGCGAGCGCCGCTCAAGCAGGAGGGTCATTCCCCCGGCGGACCACCACCGGCCGCCTTCCAGCCTCAGGTCGAGGGGAAGGCAGTCCGGAGCGTTGACCAGGTGCTCCTCTACTACCGTCTCTCCGCCTGCTTCCGCTTCGGCCCTGTTGTACACGCCGGCAAGGTACATGCCGGCGTAGCTGGCCGGGCCGCCTTCTGCGGCTGCACCCCGGACTGCGAGGTAGCCGTTGCCCAGTGTGGTGAGCGCTTCCCGGTGCCCTTCGTGGTCGGCGTCGAATCCTTCGAAGACCAGGTGCCAGGGATCGCCCAGCACCAGTCCCAGGTCCAGTTCCCCCACGTCGTTCAGGACCGCACCGGCACCTGCAGCTTCAAGACCCCGCCGGGTGCCGCTGCGGTCAATGCCCACCACCAGGCCGAATCCGCCCCGCCGCGCGGCCTGGACGCCGGCCACCGAGTCCTCGATGACCACGGCGTGGGACGGTGGAACGCCCAGCCGAAATGCGGCGGCCAGGAAGACGTCGGGGGCGGGTTTGCCCCGCAGCCCAAGCTTGGCCGCGGCTGTTCCGTCCAGGATGACGCTGAAGAGGTCCGCGATGCCGGCTGCATCCAGGACGAAGGACGCGTTGCGGCTGGACGTCACCACGCCCGTGGGCACCCCGGCGTCCGCCAGCCGGCGCAAAAGCTGCATGGTGCCGGGGTAGCTTTGGACGCCGTCCCTGCGCAGGTGTTCGAGGAACAACCGGTTTTTCAGGGCCCCGAGTCCGTAGGCCGTCCAGGCGCCGGACTGGTCGTGGTCCGTTCCCCGGTCCACCGCTACTCCCCTGGCGGCCAGGAACTTCATGACGCCCTCTTCCCGGGGCAGTCCGTCGATGTACGTCCGGTAATCAGCTTTGGACATCGGCGTGCGGTCTGCCGTTGCCGGGATGCGCGGGTCCTGGAAGATGCGGTCGAATGCCTCTTTCCAGGCGGTCTGGTGGAGCAGTGCGGTGTTGGTGATGACTCCGTCGAGGTCGAAGATGACCGCGTCAAACGGCGGCCTGGCGGCAGCTGCGGTGGGAGAGCCGGTCATAGGACAGTGCTATCAGCAGTGGGTCCGTGGCAGACAGTGCCGTTAGGCCCGTCGGCCCAGCCGCTGCTCGGCGGCGGCAATGACGGGCAGGGTTCGGAGGTAGGTGTCCGGGTTCAGGGACAACGAATCGATGCCCTGGCCCACCAGGAATTCGGCGAGCTCCGGGTGGTTGCTTGGACCTTGGCCGCAGATGCCGATCCTGATACCGGCCGTGTGGGCTTTCGAGATGGCCTCGGCGATCATGGCGCTGACGGCAGGATCGCGTTCGTCGAAGAGCCCCGCCAGCTGTTCGGAATCCCGGTCCACCCCCAGGACCAGCTGGGTGAGGTCGTTGGAGCCAATGGAGAACCCGTCGAACCGCTGGGCGAACTGCCCCGCCAGGATCACGTTCGAGGGGATTTCGCACATCATGTACAGCTGCAGGCCGGCCTCCCCGCGGACCAGGCCGTGGCCGGCCATGGCCTCGATCACCTGGTCGGCTTCGTGGACGGTGCGGCAGAAGGGGACCATGACGACGACGTTGGCGAAGCCAATCTGTTCCCGCACCCTTTTGAGGGCGCGGCACTCGAGGGCGAACCCTTCGCGGTAGTCCTCGCTGTAGTAGCGGGAGGCGCCGCGGAACCCGAGCATGGGGTTTTCCTCGGGATGTTCGAAGGACCCGCCGCCGATCAGGTGGCTGTACTCGTTGGACTTGAAATCGCTGAGCCTGACGATGACGGGCTTGGGGTAGAACGGCGCGGCAATCTTGGCGATGCCGGTGGCCAGCGTGTCAACGAAGTATTCCTGGGGGTCGTCGTAGCCGCGGGTGAGCTTGCGGATCAGTGCGGCCTCGTCGTCAGCCACCCGCTCGGGATGGACCAGGGCCATGGGGTGGATCCGGATGAGGTTGCTGATGATGAACTCCATCCGGGCAAGGCCTACACCGGCAGCGGGAAGCCGCCACCATTTGAAAGCTGCGGCGGGGCTGCCGATATTGACCATCACATCGGTCCGGGTGGCTGGCAGCCGGTCCATGTCCACGTCCTCCACCGTGTACTCCAACAGCCCCTCGTAGACGCGGCCTTCTTCCCCCTCGGCGCAGGACAGGGTGATGGGGGCGCCGTGGGGCAGGGTGTCCGTTGCGTTGCCGGTTCCGACGACGGCCGGTACGCCCAGTTCACGGCTGACGATGGCTGCGTGGCTGGTAGGTCCGCCATGGTCCGTGACGATGCCGGCGGCACGCTTCATGACGGGAACCCAGTCCGGGTCGGTCATCCGGGTGACCAGGACGGATCCGTCGGTGAATGATTCGATGTCCTTCGCGTCCCGGATGACGCATACGTTGCCCTTGGCGATGCTGTCCCCCACGGCTGCCCCTGTGGCGAGGACCTGGCCCTGCTGCTGCAGGTGGTAGGTCCGGAACATGGAGCTGCTGCGGCGCGCCTGGACCGTTTCGGGCCGGGCCTGGACCATGAACAGTTCGCCGGTCAGTCCGTCCTTGGCCCATTCCATGTCCATGGGGCGCCCGTAGTGCTGCTCCACGGCGGTGGCCCACCGCGCCAGCAGGACGGCTTCGGCATCCGCCAGCACCAAGGCGGCGCGCTCGCGTTCGGTGGTGTCCACCATCCGGGTGAGTGCGCTGCCGCCATGGCTGTAGACCATCTTCCGCTCCTTGGCCCCGGTTTCCCGGGCGATGACCGGGATGAGGCGGCTGTCAGCGAGAAGCGGCTTGAACACCTGGTACTTGTCCGGGTTGATGGTTCCCTGCACCACCGTTTCCCCCAGCCCCCAGGCTGCGCTGATGAGCACCGCCTGGGGAAAGCCCGATTCGGTGTCGATGGAGAACATGACCCCTGAGGCCCCGACGTCGGAACGGACCATGCGTTGGATCCCTACCGACAATGCGACATCGAGGTGTCCGTATCCTTTGATGTCCCGGTAACTGATGGCGCGGTCAGTGAACAGCGAGGCATAGCAGCGCCGGCAGGCGTCGAGGACGGCCCGTTCCCCGGAGACATTGAGGAAGGTCTCCTGCTGACCGGCGAAACTGGCATCCGGCAGGTCTTCGGCTGTGGCACTGCTGCGGACCGCCACCGGCACCTGCGCCAAGCCGGCCCGCTGTGAAAGGTCCCGGTAGTGTTCACGGATTTCTTCGGCGATACCGTCCGGGAAGCCGGCGGCCAGGAACAATTCCCTGATGGCGGCACCGGCCTGCCGGAGTGTGGCCCGGCCCTCCTGGTATTGCGCGATGCAGTCCCTGATCCGGGGTTCCAGGCCGTTGTGTTCCAGGAAGGCCCGGTAGGCGTCAGCGGTGGTGGCGAACCCTTCGGGTACCTTGACCCCTGCTGATTGCAGCGACCGGCTCAGCTCACCGAGGGAGGCGTTCTTGCCGCCCACGGAAGCGATGTCCCCTATCCCGGTGTCGCTGAACCATTTGATGTGGACACGGGTGGCGGAGGTGGCGGAAGGAGCAGTCATGCCTTGATTCTGGGCTTGGTCCGGCACCCCGGGGCAGGGTCTTAGGTCCCCGGCGTCACCGCCGGACCCAGCGGGCCTTGGCGCCCTTGTATATCCAGTCTGCCGCCAGGACGGCCGGTATCGCCACGGCCGCGGCCAGCAGGCCGGCCGGCGGGGGCGGGGCCTGTCCCAGCAGGCCCGCGGCAGGCGGAATGAACAGGCATGCTGCCAGGACCGCCAGCTCGGCCACCACGGCCCACAGCAGCAACCTGTTGGTGCCCCAGCCAAGCTGCCAGGGCAGCACCGTGGCGCTCCGGCAGGCAAAGGCGTTGGCCAGCTGTCCAAGGACCACCGCAGTGAAGGCCGTGCCCGACGCCGCCAGGAGCAGCCCGGATTCGGGAAGACCACCGCGGGTCCAGCCGCCGGCAAACAGCACAGCGGAGAAGGCGGCCATTTCGACGGCGGCCTCGACGGGTCCCAGCACGCAAAACACGCGCACCATGAGTTGCCGGTCCATCAGATGCCGCCGGTCCGGCGGCCGGGACAGGACACGCTTGCCCGGAGCTTCGGCACCCAGCGCCAGGGCCGGCAGCAGGTCCGTGCCGATGTCCAGCGCCAGGATCTGCAGCACCCCGAGCGCCAGCGGGAATTGGCCGCCCGAAAGCGCCCACACGACGAAGGGCGTCAGCTCTGCGACGTTGTCGGTCAGGTGGTAGGTCAGGAACCGGTGGATGTTGGCGTAGGTTGCCCGGCCCTGTTCGATGGCCGCCACGATGGTGGCAAAGTGGTCGTCGAGCAACACCAGGTCCGCGGCTTCCCGGGCCACATCGGTTCCGGCCAGGCCCATGGCAACGCCGATGTCCGCTTCCCGCAATGCCGGTCCATCGTTCACGCCGTCGCCCGTCATCGCCACCACATGGCCGCGTGACTGCAGCGCCTTGGCAACCCGGAGCTTCTGCTCGGGCGACACCCTGCTGACCACGATGCCGTCCCGGTCCAGCAGAGCACCCAGCATCTGCTCGTCCTCCGGCAGGCCAGAGCCTTCCACCACCATCTCCGGCGTTCCGGCCAGGCCGATTTCGCGGGCGATCGCCGCCGCCGTGGCCGGATGATCACCGGTGATCATGGCCAGCTTGAGCCCGGCACGGCGGGCTGTGCTGATGACATCGCCCACGCCGGGCCGTGGCGGATCGTGCAGGCCGATCAGGCCCAGCAGCTCCATGCCGCATTCCAGTTCTTCCGGGGGCATGGACATCCTGTCGCCCGCCATCCCCGCCAGGTTCCGCCGTGCCACCGCAATCACCCGCAGGCCACCGGACGCCATCACCTCCACCTCGCCGGCGGTGCGTGCGGTGACGCCCGCGCACAACGGCAGTACCGCTTCCGGCGCGCCCTTACAGAACAGGTCCGTGCCCACCATGGCCGACTCCCGGCGTCGTACGGGGTCAAACGCCAGCCGTCGCGCAGGCGGCGTCCCGGAAACCGGGCCGCCCGCGAGACGCTGCGCCAGCGCATCGATCGCCGCCTCCATCGGGTCGCCCGAAGCCTGCCACTCGCCGTTGCGCAGTACCGCCCGGCCCTGCGAGGCTGCCCGGGCGGCGAGCGCCGCCTCCGCGGCCGCCTCCTGCCCGTCACCCTGCACGGATCCGGCAGGGTCGTATCCCTCCCCCGCTACCTGGATGGTTCCGGCGGGCGTGTGGACCTGGACGGCGTTCATCCGGTTCTGGGTGAGGGTCCCCGTCTTGTCGGTGCAGATGAAGGTGGTGGACCCCAGCGTTTCAACGGCCTCCAGGTTGCGCACCAGTGCGTTTTTGGCGGCCATCCGCTGGGCGCCCATCGCCAGGGACAGGGTGACTGTGGGCAGCAGGCCTTCCGGGACGAGTGCGACAGCCACTCCGATGGCGAACAGGAAGGAGTCGCGCCAGGCGATTCCCGCCACCAGGGAGACCAGGAAGAACAGGCAGGCGATGCCCAGGGCCACAATCACCACCAGCCGCACGATCCTGCGCAGCTCGAGGGACAACGGCGTGGGCGGCGGCACGGCAGCGCTGGTCAGTGCGGCGATCCCGGCCAGGCGCGTGGCGGCGCCGGTGGCGGTAACGGTGGCTTCGGCGTCGCCGTTGACCAGGAACGTGCCGCCCCAGGCGGCGTCACCGCCGGATTTGGGGACGGGCACGCTT
It encodes the following:
- a CDS encoding beta-phosphoglucomutase family hydrolase; translated protein: MTGSPTAAAARPPFDAVIFDLDGVITNTALLHQTAWKEAFDRIFQDPRIPATADRTPMSKADYRTYIDGLPREEGVMKFLAARGVAVDRGTDHDQSGAWTAYGLGALKNRLFLEHLRRDGVQSYPGTMQLLRRLADAGVPTGVVTSSRNASFVLDAAGIADLFSVILDGTAAAKLGLRGKPAPDVFLAAAFRLGVPPSHAVVIEDSVAGVQAARRGGFGLVVGIDRSGTRRGLEAAGAGAVLNDVGELDLGLVLGDPWHLVFEGFDADHEGHREALTTLGNGYLAVRGAAAEGGPASYAGMYLAGVYNRAEAEAGGETVVEEHLVNAPDCLPLDLRLEGGRWWSAGGMTLLLERRSLDLRRAVLERRLLLETADGKRLEVVQARFASMAEPHLLVLDMQVTPLGWSGTVEVRSGVNAGVRNANIPGPAAGPGVHLADRTGERTAPGDVPGDLPDDGISVVEAETTQSLVRIAVAFRTLGAGIAPGAAEGRDGAFHYRSFRMALADGNPSTVTKVVAVVTSRDRAISSPASAARWVLRRAGDDPGALLAAHLDAWRRELAPYLVEMDAPGQVRLVLNLHIFHVLQTLTRHTAELDAGVTARGLHGEGYRGHVFWDELFVLPLVTLRTPDVARALIDYRWRRLPAARHAAALAGCFGAMFPWQSGSDGTEETPTWLYNDRSGRWVRDYSHLQLHAGLAVAFNAWQYYQATNDKPWLLRRGAELVIDVARFFASRAEFSQDTSRYHLRGVVGPDEYHTRYPGNPEPGLDDNAYTNVMAAWACLRAADIAAIFQGEERAELAARLGISADEAAGWEHVGRAFFVPFHADGVISQFAGYAQLSELDWDRYRETYDSIERLDLILEAEGDDTNRYKLAKQADVLMLPYLLGQEGLTGLLAELGYTFTAEQLNLTIEYYLGRTAHGSTLSRVAHASVLAALDADRAWDSFREALDADLDDTQHGTTRAGIHLGAMAGTVDVIQRSFAGLRLSGETIVFAPSMPTGLRSVAFNIRYRGHHLNIRLRGGHLHVVSAPGDAEPIGVRVNGRDTTLMPGQAGNFRLAAAADPAVP
- the ppsA gene encoding phosphoenolpyruvate synthase, which translates into the protein MTAPSATSATRVHIKWFSDTGIGDIASVGGKNASLGELSRSLQSAGVKVPEGFATTADAYRAFLEHNGLEPRIRDCIAQYQEGRATLRQAGAAIRELFLAAGFPDGIAEEIREHYRDLSQRAGLAQVPVAVRSSATAEDLPDASFAGQQETFLNVSGERAVLDACRRCYASLFTDRAISYRDIKGYGHLDVALSVGIQRMVRSDVGASGVMFSIDTESGFPQAVLISAAWGLGETVVQGTINPDKYQVFKPLLADSRLIPVIARETGAKERKMVYSHGGSALTRMVDTTERERAALVLADAEAVLLARWATAVEQHYGRPMDMEWAKDGLTGELFMVQARPETVQARRSSSMFRTYHLQQQGQVLATGAAVGDSIAKGNVCVIRDAKDIESFTDGSVLVTRMTDPDWVPVMKRAAGIVTDHGGPTSHAAIVSRELGVPAVVGTGNATDTLPHGAPITLSCAEGEEGRVYEGLLEYTVEDVDMDRLPATRTDVMVNIGSPAAAFKWWRLPAAGVGLARMEFIISNLIRIHPMALVHPERVADDEAALIRKLTRGYDDPQEYFVDTLATGIAKIAAPFYPKPVIVRLSDFKSNEYSHLIGGGSFEHPEENPMLGFRGASRYYSEDYREGFALECRALKRVREQIGFANVVVMVPFCRTVHEADQVIEAMAGHGLVRGEAGLQLYMMCEIPSNVILAGQFAQRFDGFSIGSNDLTQLVLGVDRDSEQLAGLFDERDPAVSAMIAEAISKAHTAGIRIGICGQGPSNHPELAEFLVGQGIDSLSLNPDTYLRTLPVIAAAEQRLGRRA
- a CDS encoding cation-translocating P-type ATPase, whose amino-acid sequence is MAAAGLTTERAAELLKRAGPNVLPGEKPVPQWRKLWAELTHFFALMLWVAAALAFVADMPQLGVAIIVVVIVNGVFAHIQQERAQHAAARLRGLLPADVRVRRDGQVRTVHASDLVTDDAVLLTAGDRIPADVILLTAAACAVDESMLTGESVPVPKSGGDAAWGGTFLVNGDAEATVTATGAATRLAGIAALTSAAVPPPTPLSLELRRIVRLVVIVALGIACLFFLVSLVAGIAWRDSFLFAIGVAVALVPEGLLPTVTLSLAMGAQRMAAKNALVRNLEAVETLGSTTFICTDKTGTLTQNRMNAVQVHTPAGTIQVAGEGYDPAGSVQGDGQEAAAEAALAARAASQGRAVLRNGEWQASGDPMEAAIDALAQRLAGGPVSGTPPARRLAFDPVRRRESAMVGTDLFCKGAPEAVLPLCAGVTARTAGEVEVMASGGLRVIAVARRNLAGMAGDRMSMPPEELECGMELLGLIGLHDPPRPGVGDVISTARRAGLKLAMITGDHPATAAAIAREIGLAGTPEMVVEGSGLPEDEQMLGALLDRDGIVVSRVSPEQKLRVAKALQSRGHVVAMTGDGVNDGPALREADIGVAMGLAGTDVAREAADLVLLDDHFATIVAAIEQGRATYANIHRFLTYHLTDNVAELTPFVVWALSGGQFPLALGVLQILALDIGTDLLPALALGAEAPGKRVLSRPPDRRHLMDRQLMVRVFCVLGPVEAAVEMAAFSAVLFAGGWTRGGLPESGLLLAASGTAFTAVVLGQLANAFACRSATVLPWQLGWGTNRLLLWAVVAELAVLAACLFIPPAAGLLGQAPPPPAGLLAAAVAIPAVLAADWIYKGAKARWVRR